The Flammeovirga pectinis genomic interval ACTCCTCTGAATGATGGAGTAACAACCATTTTTTATTTTGAACCTCTAAGTTTATCAAGTAAGTCACTAAGCTGTGATGCTTCGTTTTCTGTTAATTCTTTGAATGTATCTATTATAGTGTCTTGATGTGGATCTAATTCTCTTAGTTTAGCTAACCCAATATCTGTTATAATCACATCTACTTTGCGTCTGTTGCTTCCGCAGGTTTCTCTCTGTACAAATCCCTTCTCGATAAGACGATCGATCAATCTCGTTAAATCTGGGCTTTTATCAATCATTACTTCCTTTATACTTCCAGGGTTCATACATTTAGGATGTGCCCCTCTCAATATACGAAGTACATTATATTGTTGATGTGTAATACCATGTTGTTTAAACCAAGTCTTGGTCTTCCCTAACATCCAATTATTCGTAAACATCAAATTTATATAAGCTTTCTGAAAGGAGGTTTTAAACTCTTTCTGATTGATATCTGTCTCTATTGACATAGTCTCTTTATAATTTGTTTAAACAAAATATGTAATTCTTGCAAGAAGCTATATTTTTTGTATTTATCCAAACTTTAAAATTCAATGTATGATCAAAATCAAGAAAAAGACACAAAAAAAGGCTACCTAATTAGATAACCTTTCTTTTTAAATTTATAAGATTTAAGCATCTCCTTTTGGAGCTTCTTCTTTATTTTCTTGAGTTGATTCTGGAGAATCTAATTTCTCTTCCTCTTTTTTAGCTTCTACCGCATCACCATCTGTGAATTCTTGATAAACCGTACGCTTATCGAAAGGTCTTTCTCCTATCAATTTAACAAGGTCTAATTGGTAAAGCACCTCTTTCTCTAACAACTGCTGTGCTAAGGCTTCTAACGCTTCGCTGTGCTCTCTAAGCATTGCTAAAGTACGTTGGTAAGCTGAATCAATCAGTTTTTTAACCTCCTGATCAATTTTCTCTGCAGTAGCTTCAGAATAAGGTCTTGAGCTATATTCGCTTCTATTTGGATCATAATATGATAAATGACCAATTTCATCATTCATACCATAAATAGAAACCATGCTATAAGCCATTTTTGTTGTGCGTTCTAAATCGCTTAAAGCACCTGTAGAAATTCTACCAAAAATGATTTCTTCTGCTGCACGACCACCTAAAGTCATACAAATTTCATCTAACATTTCCTCTGTAGTATTCAAATATTGCTCCTTTGGAAGGTATTGTGCATACCCCAATGATGCAACACCACGAGGAACGATACTTACCTTCACTAATGGGTTTGCATGTTCTAAGAACCATCCTGTAACAGCATGACCTGCTTCATGATAAGCAACAATCTTTTTCTCACCTGGAGAAATGATTTTATTTTTCTTTTCAAGACCACCAATCACACGATCGATTGCCTGCATAAAATCATCCATATCAACAGCAGGCTTATTATTACGAGCTGCAATTAAAGCTGCTTCGTTACATACGTTAGCCAATTCAGCACCCGCAAAACCTGGTGTTTGTGTTGCTAATTCTTTAGGGTTAATACTTTTATCCACTTTAATAGGACCTAAGTGTACCTTAAATATTTGCTCACGACCATTGATATCTGGTTTATCAATTGAGATTTGACGATCAAAACGACCTGCTCTCAATAATGCACTATCTAATACATCTGGGCGGTTAGTTGCTGCTAGGATAATTACACCCGAATCAGTACCAAAACCATCCATCTCTACTAAAAGAGAGTTTAATGTATTTTCACGCTCATCATTAGAACCAGGCATAGAACCTTTTCCTCTTGAACGACCAATAGCATCAATCTCATCTATAAAGATGATACATGGAGCTTTTTCTTTTGCTTGTTTAAATAGATCACGCACACGTGCAGCACCTACCCCAACAAACATTTCTACAAAGTCAGAACCAGACATACTGAAGAAAGGAACACCTGCTTCGCCTGCTACCGCTTTTGCTAATAAAGTTTTACCTGTACCAGGAGGGCCTACAAGTAATACACCTTTTGGTATTTTACCACCTAGGTCTGTATATTTTTTTGAGTTCTTTAAGAAGTCAACAACTTCTTCTACTTCTTCCTTTGCTTCATCCAATCCTGCTACATCCTTAAATGTAACTTTCATGTGGTCAGCATCGAACATTTGTGCTTTTGACTTACCAATGTTAAAGATTTGGCCACCAGCACCACCGCCAGCCATTCTTCTCATCAAGAACCAGAAACCAAACAATAGAACTAATAAAAATCCAGAACTCATAAACCAAGTTCCAAAACTTTCTCTAGTATCTACTTCATAAGGTACTTTTTGAGCATCAGGCAGGTTTGCTTGAGCTTCATCAAGTACTTTTAAAAAGTGATCTGCTGATGCAATTTGAAAACGGTAATTAGGTTCTTGCTTTACAACAGAAAATGGGCTTCTTTCTTCTTTTATATCTTTGTATTTACTCTTTTTAAGAGCATCTTGATTTAAAACAACTTCAACCCATCTATTATTAACTATAGTTATTTCATCAACATCACCATCTTTAAGCATTGTCTTAAAGTCGTGTAAAGTTGTTGTTTCTGTAGTACTGCTCTTACTAAAATATGCCAATCCAACAACTACCAATATTAATGCTACTAGCATTCCTACTTGATAATTATTTTTTTTAGGCAAAGGATTTTTAGGAATTTTCCTTTTGTTCTGATCCATCCTAGATTATTTGATCTATTGTGTAATAATTTCTTTTACTGATTTGGCAATTTGAATACTTTCGCATCACCCCATAATTCTTCAAGAGCATAAAATTCTCTTTTCTTTGGTAGAAAAACATGAGCTACTACATTAATATAATCTAATAATGCCCATCCTTGTGTTCCAACACCTTCTGTTGCCCAAGGTTTTTCTCCAATTGTATCTTTTACTTCTTTCTCAATACTATCCTTAATAGAATCTAACTGCGTATCTGAAGAGGCGGTACAAATTACAAAGAAATCTGTTACGCCGTTCTTAACTTTTCGTAAATCTAAGATTTCTATGTTTTGAGCCTTAATTTCTTGCATTCCTTTTGCAACAATGTGAGCTAACTCTTCTGCGCCTACTGATTTATTTTTCATATTTTATATTGAAAGGTCTAACCCTCTATCTAAAGCTTATTTTTTAATTTAGTAAGGTAAATAAAATGATTTGTTATTAATTACCCTGAATCTTGTATAATTGCACTGCAAAATCAGTACTCAATTGAATTTGCGCAAAATAAATATTGTTTTATAAACAAAAGTAATAAATAGTTGAATAATATCTCTGCCAATACGTCTTTTATCGGAAAAAGTGTCATATATGTGCCTTCTTGTCACTCAACTAATGATGCTTTGAATAATTATGCATCAGAAAAGTTAGCAGAAGGTACAGTATTAGTTACAACCGAGCAGACAAAAGGTAGAGGCCAAAGAGGAAACACTTGGGAATGTGATCAAAATGCTAATATCACTTTATCCATATTTCTACGTCCGTCATTTTTAGAAGCACGAAATCAATTTCATCTAAATGTTGCCATTTCTCTTGCTGTTTATGATACCATTTCTTCTATTGCTCCTAGAGGTACAAAGATAAAATGGCCAAATGATATTCTAATAAATCAGAAAAAAGTTTGTGGTATTTTAATAGAAAATTTCATTATCGGCAAAAATATTGACCATACCATTGTTGGTATTGGAATAAATATAAATCAAAAGGCTTTTAAAGGTAACTTTTCTGCAACATCATTGTTTATAGAATTAAAGAAAAAATTCCAAGTTCGCATTGTTACTGAATCCCTATTAGAGCATATCGAAAGTAGATATTTACAATTAAAAAATAAAGGCTATTCTGCATTGCGTAAAGAATATTACACACATTTATTTTGGTACCAAGAAATTGGAGATTTTGAAGAATATGAAAAAGATGGATCTTCGGTAAGGTTTAAAGGGCAGATTTTAGGGGTGGATGAAAACGGCTGTTTATCAATTGCTAAGGATGATAAAAAAATCAAAAATTATGCTTTTAAAGAGGTGAAACATCTCTACTAAAAATCGTTTGATGCAACTTTAAACGGATCTTCTAAAGTGAGATAATATTTTTTACTTTCACCTTTACCATTTTCAATATGTAGTGATAATCTTTTCCCATGCCTTCCTCTAAACAACATACGTATTTCATCTGCAGACATAGAAGAGGCAATTAATCCATTCACTTTTACTAAACGGTCGCCCTCTATTATTCCTGCACGCCCAGCAGGTGATTCATTCCTTACTTTTGATACTTGAAATAGTGGTAATTCAGGATAAGGTTTTGTAAACTCTAACCCAATATAATTGTACACAAAATCCTCTTTATAATTTGAGTTTTTCTTTAGTAAAATCTCTTTATTATGATAATCTAAAATCACATAAAAGCGTCTTAGAACTTCACCTCCTAAACTTCCATGTCTTGTAATATCAGAAACACCAACACTCATAGAAGTTCTATCTGGGTATTTTACAATCGGACCTTCTAAAGAAAACGAACCAATATTTAAATAATCTAATCGGTTTACCATACCGTATAAATCACCTCCAATACCTATTCCCATGTGGTCTCTTATTGCTTTTATTGATGCTTTTAAAGGATGATGGTCTGATTCTAAGATAGACAATGCATGGCTTGCTCCTGTATCAATTAATAAAGATACATTGTGTTCTTTTTGGGTCTCTTTTGATACTATTTTTGTTACTAAGAATGATCTATTTCTTTTTATATCAATAGCAAAAGATTCAAATTTCCTCTTAAATCTATCTCGTTTTTTTAGACTATAATATTCTTTTTCGTACAATGTTAATACCTTCCTTCTATAATCAATTCCAACAATAAAATTATTAAAAATAGAAGCACCAATTAACCCATGAATCTTCATTCCCATGTTAGTTGATAAATTTAGAATATCTTTACTAGGGTAGATAACATCTTGATTTAAGCCTTCTATCCCCTTTAAATCTACTTTATTGCCCCAAGAATGGAAGGCACTTACATTTCCATTCTCTCCAAAACCATTAATTTTTATTTTACGGATTTTAAGTGTTGATAAATTTAATTGTTTTGCTGTTTCTAAATCTGATAAAATAATATAAGATACTCCAGAATCAAAGATAAAATGTAATGTATCAGAATTATTTACACGAATAGGTATAACCATTAGATTATTAACCAATTGGAAAGGGATCTGCACAAAACGTGTTGATGAATCTTTAAAGGCAAGATTTTTTAGGTGAACGGTTGCTTTTTGTGCTTTACAGATGTTAGTAAGTGATAAGAAAAATAGTAGCAAGTTCACCAACATCATTTTAAAAAAACGGTTGGTATTCATAATAATTAGTAATTTGACTTATCTTTAAAGTAGTGAAATTTAATGATTTAAGCAAAAAAAAAGAGAAGCCATTTAGACTTCTCTTATATTTTAAATCTTGCTAGTAACAGTCGGGTAATGGTAATTTTTTGATACACTTAAGTAAATAAAGTCATTTGACTTTTCCCATTGTGGAAAAACACGAGTAAAGAATCATTAGTCTAGTGCAAATCTAGCAATATATATGTCTACGGTCAATAACCATTATTAGGTATTTTTTCACTTTTTTCATCCTTAAACATTTATATTTTCATAAGATTTGGGAGATTTATTCTAATAGATATTTATAAAAAACAGAATTGTAATAATGAATGCCTATTTTTGACCCGGTTTTAAATCAAAAGCATAAATTTTAATGGAAACTCCTTTTATTGTAGGCATTACAGGTGGTAGTGGTTCTGGAAAAACTACATTTATCGAAAACCTTACTAAACTGATCGGTGACGAGAATATTTGTACTGTATCACAGGATAATTATTATATAGAAAAAGATAAGCAACCAGAAGATGCTAAAGGGATCAAAAATTTTGATACTCCCTATTCTATAGATTTAGAAAAATTCTACCAAGACCTCCAGAAATTAAAAAATGGAGAAGATGTTCACATTCAGGAGTACACATTTAATAATGCTGCAGCAAAACCTAAAATGCTTACTTTCACTCCTAAGAAAGTAATTATACTTGAAGGTATTTTTGTTTTTCATGATCCAAGAGTATTTGATATAATTGATTTAAAACTTTTTATAGAAGCAAAAGCACATCTTAAACTTAGCCGTAGAATTAAACGAGATAATGTGGAAAGAGGCTACGATATTAATGATGTTCTTTACCGTTACGAAAACCACGTAATGCCTGCTTATGAAAACTATATCAAACCTCACAAAGAGAACGTTGATATTATAGTTAGAAATGACAGAAATTTTGATATTGCTTTAGATGTTGTCAAAACATTCTTGCATCAGAAAATATAACCTCCTACTTTTCCATTCTGAAATCAGATTATTACTAGAAGTAAATAAAAATGTCAGAGGGGAAATTTGCAATTATTGGTTTGGGTCAGTTTGGTACATCTGTAGCCAAAAACTTATCTAAACTAGGAGCCGAAGTAATGGCAATCGACAGAGAAATGGAACGTGTTGACGTTGTTAAAGACGATGTTGCTTATGCTGTTGCTTTGGACTCTACAGATATTAAAGCATTAAGTTCGCAATCTATCCATGAGATGGATGCTGTATTACTTGCTATAGGAGAAAATGTTGAAGGACTTTTACTTACAACGGTATTACTACTAGAACTTAAGGTGAAAAGAATTATTGCCAGAGCTGTAAGTGAACAACAAAAAATTATTCTTCAGAAATTAGGGGTTACTGAAATTATTCTCCCTGAAGATGAAGTAGGAAAAATGACAGCAGAAATGCTGCTAAATCCAGAAATACAATCGTTTATATCATTGCCAGATGATTATGATATTGTAGAAGTTCTAGCTCCATTACGAACTTTTGGAAAATTTATTGACGATCTTAATCTTGAAGACGCTTTTGATATTGAAATAATTGCGCTTAGACGTAAATATGATGAATACAATAAGTTAGGTTTTAAAGAAGAAGTAGATCATTTAATTAGAAATCCAAAAGACACGAATACCACAATCCAAAGAGGTGATAAATTTATCCTTATGGCTAAGAAAGAGGCCATTAATAAATTCCTCGAAATAAATAGCTAAATAGTTTTTTTTGAGTGGTTTCTCTCTACATTTAATTAACCAAATCTAATATTATTAGTACATTTGTGAACATTTTAAAACTAGCAGTTATTTTTTTAACTGAATAAATCATATGACAAAAATATTAATTACTGGTGGTGCCGGTTTTGTACCTAGTTCATTAGCAGATAAATTACTAGAAAATCCTAAATATCAGGTAGTTTGTGTAGATAATTTCCTTACTGGTTCAGCATGGAAAGTACCTAAGCACCCTAATTGTAAATTTATTAAATGTGATGTAAATAAATACGATGAGATTGCAGCTATAATGACATCTCATAATTTTGATTATGTATTCCATTATGCCGCTGTTGTAGGTGTTAAACGAACATTAGATAATCCAGTTTTAGTTTTAGAAGATATTCAAGGTATTGAAAACGTATTACGCCTTTGTAAGAATACTGGTGTAAAACGTGTTTTTTATTCTTCTTCTTCTGAAGTCTACGGTGAGCCTGTTCACTTACCTCAACACGAACACACTACTCCATTAAATTCTAGGTTACCGTATGCAATCGTTAAAAATTTAGGCGAAGCATATTGTAGGTCTTTTAAGCAAGAGTTTAATTTAGATTATACTATCCTTCGCTTCTTCAATACATACGGACCAAAACAAAGTACAGACTTTGTAATGTCTAAATTTATTGATGCTGCATTAAGAGATGAACCTATCACTATTTATGGTGATGGCTCTCAAACAAGAACATTTTTCTATATTCAAGATAATGTAGAAGCTACATTATCAATGTTAGAAGAAAAACTTGTTGTAAATGATGTTATAAACGTAGGTAATGATAGAATTTCTACGATTAAGGAATTAGCTGAATTAATTATTAAAGTCACTAATTCTAAATCAGAAATTATTTATCTACCACCTTTAAAAGAAGGTGATATGTCTAGAAGGCAACCTGATGTAGAAAAGTTAAAAGATATTCTTGATCGTGATTTCACTTTACTTGAAGATGGTTTAGCGAAAGTAATCGAAGTTAGAAAAGCAATGATGAATAAAACTACTAAAACAATTTAGTCTTATTATTCATTTCAATTTTTGATATAAAAAAACACCTCTTAGATGAATTTCTAAGAGGTGTTTTTTGTATTAGGTAACCTTTATTTATTTCTTTTTACCTGAAGTTAAACCTTCAAAAGCCCAACCTATTTTTTCAAAGATCAATAACATTACTGGAACAATTACTAACGTTAAGAACGTTGCAAATGTCAACCCGTAAATTACAGTCCATGCCATTGGCCCCCAAGTATCCGCATTTGGACCTCCAAAGTAGATATCTGGCTCAAAGTGAGCAAACATACCAAAGAAGTCGATATTCATACCTGTTGCTAAAGGAATTAGACCTAAAACTGTTGTGATTGCAGTTAACAATACCGGACGTAAACGTGTAAAGCCTGCTTCTTGTATACATTCTACAAGATCTTTAATTGGTAATCTATCATCTGGATCCATTCCAAGGTGTTTTTTACGACCTTCAACTAATTGATCCGCACAATCTATTAGTACAATTGCATTGTTTACTACAATACCTGCTAAAGAGATTATACCAATACCTGTCATAATAATTACGAAAGGATCATTGAAGATGATTAAACCTAACAACACTCCAATCAAACTAAATACTACAGATGCAATAATTATAAATGGCTTAACAAAAGAGTTAAATTGAGAGACCAAGATTAAGAAAATAGCACATAATGCAATCAACATTGCTTTTTCTAAGAAAGCCATTGATTCTGCTTGATCCTCTTGTTCTCCACCAAATTTATATCTGTATTGAGGAGGCATTTCATAAGCCCCCAATAAATTCTTCACATTTTCTACTACAACTTGATTGTTATAGCCTTTTGTAACGTTAGAACTTAAAGTTACTACTCTATCTAAATCTTTTCGTTTGATTTCACCTACCGTAGTACTGTAATCTAATTTAGCTACAGAAGAAACAGGTACTTGATGGAATTTACCTTTATTGTCTCTAAATGTGATACGCTGATCGTTTAAAGTAGATAAGTCATAACGGTATTCATCTTTTAATCGAAGTTGAATTGGATAATCATCCTCACCATCTTTGAATTTAGAAACTTCTTGCCCGTAAATAGCTGTACGCATATTCTGAGCTAAAAGTCCAGTAGATACACCAAATCTTCTTGCTTTGTTACGATCAATATTTACCAACAATTCTGGTTTACTAACAGAAATATCAATAGATAATTTATCAATACCTGGAATACCAGATTGTTCAATTATTGCTTTTAACTTCCCTGCCTCTTCAATTAATACTAAATAATCTTCTCCTGTAAGTTCAATACTAATTGGCTTACCTGTTGGAGGACCATTTTGCTCTTTATCTGTAACAATTTCAACACCGGGAATATCTTTTGCAATTTTTGCACAAAGTGTCATAACTTCTACTGAACTCACTCCATTACGTTTTTCAAACGGAACAAACCCAACGGCAATTCTTGCTCTGTTTGGCGTTACAGTATTCGCAGCTCCATCCTGAGGATCATTTGTATTTTCTCCTACGTTAGATACAATAGATTCAATAATATCACTGTAAGAAGCTAAATCTTTGTATAACCTACTTTCAAGCTCTAATGCAATCTTATTTGTTTCTTCTACATCTGTACCTTGAGGTGCCTCAATATACATATAGACGTAACGAGGATCAGAATCTGGGAAAAATTCGATAGGAACTTGACCACTGCCTAAACGAGCTCCAAACCATGCAATAGCAACAAATAGGAATAAAGTATTACCAATTACTAAAACATAAGGTGTTTTGCCTTTTAAAGCCCATTTTAATGTTGATAAGTAGATTGACTCTAATTTTACAAGAATTACATTTTGGAAGAAATGAGCCATTCTTTTTAGAAGCATACCGTCTAATAAAGCGATAAATGCTCCTAACATTAGAACATTCCCCAAAGAATATGTTTCTCTAAATATATAACCAGGAATAGCTAAAACTAATAAGATTAAGCCTATTGTTACTTTCGTTTTATTGATTGTTTTATAAGCTTCTTCAGAATCTACTTTCATGTATTTGAAAGCGATT includes:
- a CDS encoding MarR family winged helix-turn-helix transcriptional regulator, giving the protein MSIETDINQKEFKTSFQKAYINLMFTNNWMLGKTKTWFKQHGITHQQYNVLRILRGAHPKCMNPGSIKEVMIDKSPDLTRLIDRLIEKGFVQRETCGSNRRKVDVIITDIGLAKLRELDPHQDTIIDTFKELTENEASQLSDLLDKLRGSK
- the ftsH gene encoding ATP-dependent zinc metalloprotease FtsH; the protein is MDQNKRKIPKNPLPKKNNYQVGMLVALILVVVGLAYFSKSSTTETTTLHDFKTMLKDGDVDEITIVNNRWVEVVLNQDALKKSKYKDIKEERSPFSVVKQEPNYRFQIASADHFLKVLDEAQANLPDAQKVPYEVDTRESFGTWFMSSGFLLVLLFGFWFLMRRMAGGGAGGQIFNIGKSKAQMFDADHMKVTFKDVAGLDEAKEEVEEVVDFLKNSKKYTDLGGKIPKGVLLVGPPGTGKTLLAKAVAGEAGVPFFSMSGSDFVEMFVGVGAARVRDLFKQAKEKAPCIIFIDEIDAIGRSRGKGSMPGSNDERENTLNSLLVEMDGFGTDSGVIILAATNRPDVLDSALLRAGRFDRQISIDKPDINGREQIFKVHLGPIKVDKSINPKELATQTPGFAGAELANVCNEAALIAARNNKPAVDMDDFMQAIDRVIGGLEKKNKIISPGEKKIVAYHEAGHAVTGWFLEHANPLVKVSIVPRGVASLGYAQYLPKEQYLNTTEEMLDEICMTLGGRAAEEIIFGRISTGALSDLERTTKMAYSMVSIYGMNDEIGHLSYYDPNRSEYSSRPYSEATAEKIDQEVKKLIDSAYQRTLAMLREHSEALEALAQQLLEKEVLYQLDLVKLIGERPFDKRTVYQEFTDGDAVEAKKEEEKLDSPESTQENKEEAPKGDA
- the rsfS gene encoding ribosome silencing factor, with translation MKNKSVGAEELAHIVAKGMQEIKAQNIEILDLRKVKNGVTDFFVICTASSDTQLDSIKDSIEKEVKDTIGEKPWATEGVGTQGWALLDYINVVAHVFLPKKREFYALEELWGDAKVFKLPNQ
- a CDS encoding biotin--[acetyl-CoA-carboxylase] ligase, with amino-acid sequence MNNISANTSFIGKSVIYVPSCHSTNDALNNYASEKLAEGTVLVTTEQTKGRGQRGNTWECDQNANITLSIFLRPSFLEARNQFHLNVAISLAVYDTISSIAPRGTKIKWPNDILINQKKVCGILIENFIIGKNIDHTIVGIGININQKAFKGNFSATSLFIELKKKFQVRIVTESLLEHIESRYLQLKNKGYSALRKEYYTHLFWYQEIGDFEEYEKDGSSVRFKGQILGVDENGCLSIAKDDKKIKNYAFKEVKHLY
- a CDS encoding aspartyl protease family protein, whose amino-acid sequence is MNTNRFFKMMLVNLLLFFLSLTNICKAQKATVHLKNLAFKDSSTRFVQIPFQLVNNLMVIPIRVNNSDTLHFIFDSGVSYIILSDLETAKQLNLSTLKIRKIKINGFGENGNVSAFHSWGNKVDLKGIEGLNQDVIYPSKDILNLSTNMGMKIHGLIGASIFNNFIVGIDYRRKVLTLYEKEYYSLKKRDRFKRKFESFAIDIKRNRSFLVTKIVSKETQKEHNVSLLIDTGASHALSILESDHHPLKASIKAIRDHMGIGIGGDLYGMVNRLDYLNIGSFSLEGPIVKYPDRTSMSVGVSDITRHGSLGGEVLRRFYVILDYHNKEILLKKNSNYKEDFVYNYIGLEFTKPYPELPLFQVSKVRNESPAGRAGIIEGDRLVKVNGLIASSMSADEIRMLFRGRHGKRLSLHIENGKGESKKYYLTLEDPFKVASNDF
- the udk gene encoding uridine kinase, encoding METPFIVGITGGSGSGKTTFIENLTKLIGDENICTVSQDNYYIEKDKQPEDAKGIKNFDTPYSIDLEKFYQDLQKLKNGEDVHIQEYTFNNAAAKPKMLTFTPKKVIILEGIFVFHDPRVFDIIDLKLFIEAKAHLKLSRRIKRDNVERGYDINDVLYRYENHVMPAYENYIKPHKENVDIIVRNDRNFDIALDVVKTFLHQKI
- a CDS encoding potassium channel family protein — its product is MSEGKFAIIGLGQFGTSVAKNLSKLGAEVMAIDREMERVDVVKDDVAYAVALDSTDIKALSSQSIHEMDAVLLAIGENVEGLLLTTVLLLELKVKRIIARAVSEQQKIILQKLGVTEIILPEDEVGKMTAEMLLNPEIQSFISLPDDYDIVEVLAPLRTFGKFIDDLNLEDAFDIEIIALRRKYDEYNKLGFKEEVDHLIRNPKDTNTTIQRGDKFILMAKKEAINKFLEINS
- a CDS encoding NAD-dependent epimerase/dehydratase family protein, with the protein product MTKILITGGAGFVPSSLADKLLENPKYQVVCVDNFLTGSAWKVPKHPNCKFIKCDVNKYDEIAAIMTSHNFDYVFHYAAVVGVKRTLDNPVLVLEDIQGIENVLRLCKNTGVKRVFYSSSSEVYGEPVHLPQHEHTTPLNSRLPYAIVKNLGEAYCRSFKQEFNLDYTILRFFNTYGPKQSTDFVMSKFIDAALRDEPITIYGDGSQTRTFFYIQDNVEATLSMLEEKLVVNDVINVGNDRISTIKELAELIIKVTNSKSEIIYLPPLKEGDMSRRQPDVEKLKDILDRDFTLLEDGLAKVIEVRKAMMNKTTKTI
- a CDS encoding efflux RND transporter permease subunit, which gives rise to MEPNKNSNNEDTQAKEFGLSSFSISNSTSIFILTIIIAVFGMFSYVGMPKEQFPEIRIPMVYIRTMHPGNSPVDIESLITRPIEKELKSMKGVKEIISTSAQDFSVITVEFNEDVEISKALQDTKDAVDKSKSELPTDLDQDPDVQEMDFSEIPIMVINLSGDFEIQKLKDYAEDLQDELEEFREVSRVDITGSVEREIQINADLYKMDAMQLSFTDISNAISNENITMSGGDVKMGNGFRRALRVDGEFKNVEEIRNVIVKSEDQNTIYLKDLAEVEDSYVERKSYARLASSNFTERGAYPVVSLKVVKRGGENLIEATDKIMDALDGAKESYLPSNLDIVITESQSNEMKTSLANLENSIISGMILVVVVLLFFMGLRNALFVGMAIPLSMFLSFLILSSLGVTINMVVLFALILALGMLVDNAIVVIENIYRLRESGMTTKQAAKQGTGEVALAIISSTATTLAAFVPLAFWGGIMGEFMKYLPITLISVLASSLFVGLVINPVIAFKYMKVDSEEAYKTINKTKVTIGLILLVLAIPGYIFRETYSLGNVLMLGAFIALLDGMLLKRMAHFFQNVILVKLESIYLSTLKWALKGKTPYVLVIGNTLFLFVAIAWFGARLGSGQVPIEFFPDSDPRYVYMYIEAPQGTDVEETNKIALELESRLYKDLASYSDIIESIVSNVGENTNDPQDGAANTVTPNRARIAVGFVPFEKRNGVSSVEVMTLCAKIAKDIPGVEIVTDKEQNGPPTGKPISIELTGEDYLVLIEEAGKLKAIIEQSGIPGIDKLSIDISVSKPELLVNIDRNKARRFGVSTGLLAQNMRTAIYGQEVSKFKDGEDDYPIQLRLKDEYRYDLSTLNDQRITFRDNKGKFHQVPVSSVAKLDYSTTVGEIKRKDLDRVVTLSSNVTKGYNNQVVVENVKNLLGAYEMPPQYRYKFGGEQEDQAESMAFLEKAMLIALCAIFLILVSQFNSFVKPFIIIASVVFSLIGVLLGLIIFNDPFVIIMTGIGIISLAGIVVNNAIVLIDCADQLVEGRKKHLGMDPDDRLPIKDLVECIQEAGFTRLRPVLLTAITTVLGLIPLATGMNIDFFGMFAHFEPDIYFGGPNADTWGPMAWTVIYGLTFATFLTLVIVPVMLLIFEKIGWAFEGLTSGKKK